A single Eulemur rufifrons isolate Redbay chromosome 9, OSU_ERuf_1, whole genome shotgun sequence DNA region contains:
- the MNT gene encoding max-binding protein MNT — MSIETLLEAARFLEWQAQQQQRAREEQERLRLEREREQEQKKASSLARLAHALPVEEPRIEAPPLPLSPPAPPPAPPPPIATPTPLTVIPIPVVTNSPQPLPPPPPLPPAAQPLPLAPRQPALVSTPGLSIKEPVPLPTRPQVPTPAPLLPDSKATIPSTGSPKPLQPLPTPILTIAPHPGVQPQLAPQQPPPPTLGTLKLAPAEEVKSSEQKKRPGGIGTREVHNKLEKNRRAHLKECFETLKRNIPNVDDKKTSNLSVLRTALRYIQSLKRKEKEYEHEMERLAREKIATQQRLAELKHELSQWMDVLEIDRVLRQTGQPEDDQASTSTASEGEDNIDEDMEEDRAGLGPPKLSHRPQPELLKSTLPPPSTAPAPLPPHSHPHPHPVALSPAHLPVQQQPPQQKTPLPAPPPPPAAPAQTLVPAPAHLVATAGGGSTVIAHTATTHASVIQTVNHVLQGPGGKHIAHIAPSAPSPAVQLAPATPPIGHITVHPATLNHVAHLGSQLPLYPQPVAVSQPVAVSHIAHTLSHQQVNGTAGLGPPATVMAKPAVGAQVVHHPQLVGQTVLNPVTMVTMPSFPVSTLKLA; from the exons ATGAGCATAGAGACGCTACTGGAGGCGGCCCGCTTCCTGGAATGGCAAGCGCAGCAACAACAGAGAGCACGTG AGGAGCAGGAGCGGCTTCGCTTGGAGCGGGAACGGGAGCAAGAGCAGAAGAAGGCCAGTAGCCTGGCCAGATTGGCACATGCCCTGCCTGTGGAGGAACCCCGCATTGAGGCGCCACCCTTGCCTTTGTCCCCGCCGGCACCCCCACCGGCACCCCCGCCACCAATTGCCACCCCCACGCCACTGACTGTCATTCCTATTCCCGTAGTGACCAACTCCCCTcagccactgcccccacccccaccgctgccccctgcagcccagcctctgcccctggCACCTCGGCAGCCGGCCCTGGTCAGCACCCCTGGACTCAGCATTAAGGAGCCTGtccccctgcccaccaggcctcAAGTGCCCActcctgctcccctcctgccagACTCGAAGGCCACCATTCCATCCACTGGCAGCCCCAAGCCtttgcagcccctccccacacccatcCTGACCATAGCACCACATCCTGGAGTCCAGCCTCAGCTGGCTCCCCAGCAGCCACCCCCACCCACGCTTGGGACCCTGAAGCTGGCACCAGCTGAAGAAGTCAAATCCAGCGAGCAGAAGAAGAGGCCTGGGGG GATCGGAACCAGAGAAGTCCACAACAAATTGGAGAAGAAcag GAGGGCCCATCTGAAGGAATGCTTTGAGACCCTGAAGCGTAACATCCCCAACGTGGATGACAAGAAGACGTCAAATCTGAGCGTGCTGCGGACTGCGCTGCGGTACATCCAG TCcctgaagaggaaggagaaggaatatGAGCATGAGATGGAGCGGCTGGCTCGGGAGAAGATTGCCACGCAGCAGCGGCTGGCAGAGCTCAAGCACGAGCTGAGCCAGTGGATGGACGTGCTGGAGATCGACCGTGTGCTCCGGCAGACGGGCCAGCCTGAGGACGACCAGGCCTCCACGTCGACTGCCTCTG AGGGTGAGGACAACATAGACGAGGATATGGAGGAGGACCGGGCGGGCCTAGGCCCACCTAAGCTGAGCCATCGTCCCCAACCGGAGCTGCTGAAGTCCACCCTGCCACCCCCCAGCACCGCCCCCGCGCCTCTGCCTccacactcccacccccacccccacccggtgGCCCTGTCTCCCGCCCACCTCCCTGTGCAGCAGCAGCCGCCACAGCAGAAGACCCCtctgccagctcctcctcccccaccggCTGCCCCTGCCCAGACGCTGGTGCCAGCTCCAGCCCATTTGGTGGCCACGGCTGGGGGCGGCTCTACAGTCATTGCCCACACGGCCACCACCCACGCCTCAGTCATCCAGACTGTGAACCACGTTCTACAGGGGCCGGGTGGCAAGCACATTGCCCACATAGCCCCCtcggcccccagccctgctgtgcaGCTGGCACCTGCCACTCCTCCCATTGGCCACATCACAGTGCACCCTGCCACCCTCAACCATGTGGCCCACCTGGGCTCCCAGCTGCCCTTGTACCCACAGCCTGTGGCGGTGAGCCAGCCTGTGGCGGTGAGCCACATCGCCCACACCCTCTCGCACCAGCAAGTGAATggcacagctgggctggggcccccAGCCACTGTCATGGCAAAGCCAGCTGTGGGGGCTCAGGTGGTCCACCACCCCCAGCTGGTGGGCCAGACAGTGCTCAACCCTGTGACCATGGTCACCATGCCCTCCTTCCCAGTCAGCACACTCAAGCTGGCTTGA